The following nucleotide sequence is from Coffea eugenioides isolate CCC68of chromosome 10, Ceug_1.0, whole genome shotgun sequence.
CCAGGAGTTTGAAGTGGTATGTTCTAGTATGAAACCTCTTGTGGTTACTGAAGAGCAAATTAAACTTAGAGCATTCTCTTTCTCTCTTAAGGATGCAGCGAAAGATTGGCTATACTACCTGCCCGCAGGTAGTATCACGATATGGgcacagttgaaaaagaaatttttagaaaaattctttcctgCATCCCGGGCTATAAGTCTGAGGAAAGAGATATGCAGCATCAAGCAATACCTCGAGAAGTCTTTATATGATTATTGGGAAAGATTCAataagttgtgcactagatgcccgcagcatcaaattagtgaacaactatTGATCCGGTATTTCTATGAGGGGCTGCAGTCATCTGACAGAAGTATTATCGACGCTGCGAGTGGAGGAGCACTAGCAAATAAGATACCGAGAGAAGCATGTGAGCTTATTGAAGTAATGGCAGAAAATTCTCAACAATTTGGATTCCGTGAGAGTAACCCTACCCGTAGGGTCAACGAGGTGGAGACGTCGTCATCCATTCAGCAACAGCTGTCGGAGTTGACATCTTTTGTTCTGCAACTAGCCGTGGGGAATGTGCAGCGAGCGAGGGTCTGTGAAATTTGTACAAATGTGGACCACACCACAGACGCATGTCCCATTTTACAAGAAGATGGAGCTGAACAAATAAATATAGCTGGAGGCGTGCCTGCACCCCGTAGGCAGTATGACCCGTACTCAAGCACGTACAATCTTGGTTGGagagtgtcgcgccccacttttcgattgtGAATGTGTGAtgatgtgtggtgtgtaatgtgtgaacgtgtgtaaatgaaacgtaaaaggccatgggacttgagaaagCGACgttttggccaaacaaagttcaaaagggggtttttaatgaaaaatggagtcgccacttggtatagagttagggtgtaccaagtcacccaaaaaagaaattttctaaaggaaagatagaaagaaaccccttttgaacgactcctagtccacgtaaaccaaaaaaaaaaggttcgggggtcacgtttgacaaaggggaaggcaaggatagaatccaaggcacccctttgacctagccaaggctagttgcgcgacttaaccttacctttcctagttttctacccaaggtatgtatcgcatattggatatgtctatatgaatgcaaaaacctagacctaggggtattgggggaaatttctcttcaaaggttgagtggtgctaatcacattaattgtgaagcccaataatgatccttttggagaggtcacacctaaacctaaatgacgtgaaaaatgagtgggatgcatgccatgtgaaagtgtgagtttgtgtgaagtaaaaaaatgataaaagtaataaggtaagagtgaaggtgtgcaaatgtagatgaaagtactcgtgtgcgagtgaagataaagttgttcgtgtgcaagtgaagataaaagggttcgtgtgcaagtggagataaaagggttcgtgtgcaagtggagataaaaaagtgttcgtgtgcaattgaaagtgataaaaaggtgcatgtgtgcaaatgagacaaaagtgaaagtgtaatgatagaatggattgagaatgcatgagtctagggaattcatgcatattgggtacggggggacctaaatcgtgacttgattttccctttgattagaaggcgaaactagcgtgctaaggctatcgagtagccacactcgctcgtttcccttatcggaaggggactctcacgcaaatgtaccctataactagtatgagatgcaaaaatcctaaaatgaggggaaaaggggctcgaggagcatgccagatgataaaactaaggaaaaatgcatgatatgtagtgaacaaacaaatgatatgctaatgaggggaaatccctaagggtctagcgttggactagcccattctatgtattccgactagcgttggactagcggaaacgtacattcatccattccattcatccatagttatgaaagcaagtagacatgccaaaacgctcgtaaacacatagcacgtaacacttagcatgctcgactagatgcaagagcctaataaagcaattaaacatgtagcaacgaaagcaagcaaccaagggggaaggggaagtggaccagatgctctccgagccctatctattacaagccaagaggtgtacacataccccataaaacataaaggggaaggggaaatggaccagatgctctccgagccctatctattacaagccaagaggtgtacacataccccataaaacttaaataaaagtaaaaaaacaagcaaatggatgcaaggaggtaaggaaagcgatgtagacatgcatattcacataacacgtaggagcacgtagggtcaaatgaagtgcaaatgagggatagagtgtacctcccttgaattgacgccccaatgaagtgaaattattcaattaccctccaaaataataaaagggtcaaggcaccactttatttaagaaaaattaaaagaaatgggcaaaacaaagcGCACTTAgccataaagtccctaaagtcataacttaagtgcaatttaaactaagcatagtagttaattgaaacaaacaagcaatgaagttgcacaaattaaaattaacaaggaccaaaatgatgaaattctctaattgattgggtcatagtgaaataaaaggggacttggggggctaaagtgcaaattttaaaagttatttcatgcatgcaatgCAATGTATCGCAGGAAGACAGATTTCTGCAACAATTCTTATACTCTCAACTTCAAAAACCTTGCCCGTACATTCACACAATCATCTCAAACTAAAACCTAACCTCATGTTCTTGTTAAACTTATCATTCATAAAAGGAAATGGCAGAAAACAAAGTGAGGAAGATTTTCATGCAAACAAGAATGCAGACTAGGCTCTCGGCAAAACAgatttcatttccatttttctgctgcaaattcaAATTCCAAACACAAAGTTCCATTCACAGGTTCAAATTTGAGGAGAACTTCACCTACCAAACATCAAACTCTAGACCAAACAAACGAGTATAGAATCTTAACACCTAAACAAGCAAAAAACATAAAGGAACCTCATGCCAAAGATGCAAAGAAACTCATgcatttctgcaattttctggtcAATGTTGCTTCTGCAACTTAAAGAAAACAGCCAGCTGCATTTTTGTCCACAAACTTCGACCATCAAATGCAATCTTTTGGCAAACAAAATTCATGCAAAACCTTCTAATCATCTCCAATCAAGAACCTTTAACACTCCAACGAATAAACAAAAACTGAAACCATTGCCtatgaatgaaaattttcagcaaaccGAGAGTGAAACTTGCTGAAATTTTCTATTGCAGCAACTCCCTTGCTCAGCCTAAACGAATTCAGGTAGGACAAACCAAATGCAAGAATCTAGAGGCACAAACTTGGGGAAGGGAGAGGGAAAGGACAAAACACCACTAAATGATATGAACActtgctgcaaaatttcagtCACGACCTTCCTGTTTCGCGAGGGAACGTGAACTAGTGACTTTTGTTCAGGAATTCTCACTCAAACAAATTCAAAACACAACTACCGAAATTATACTAACCAACAAAGCATTCTGCCAACAAACAAAGCATTCAGACGATTACCGTGCTAATCAACAAGGAATCCGCATCCAGTTTTAGAAGAGGCAAACAAGAATGGGGTTTAAAGCTACCTCCTTTACTGCCTTTTCGGAAACGAATCACCGTGGGGGATGCTGGGGTTAGCAAGATCCACCGAACCCAGGTCACAAAGTTCAGCACAGGGCTGTGAAGCCCGAAGCTTTGGCCCCGAAGTCTCCTCCCTTGCTGTCGGCTGCTTCCTTTCAGTTGTTTTCAGTTCTTCCTCCAAAGCTTTCCtctggttcctttcttttcttatcCCAGAATCTCCCTCGCTCTCGCTTCTAATGGATGGTCCCTTTGCTCTCTCTTGGACACTTTCTGCCTTCTCCTGCTGGTTTTTCTTTTGGCCGTTCCTCCCCCTAATCTCCTCTCTCCCGTATCTTCCAAGAActtctctgttttttctttttgtttccagCCGTCAGCTTGCTCTCTCCCTCTATCTCTCCCGTCGCCCCTTCTCACAGCCGACCCTCTCAACTCCCCAGACTCCCTTAGTTTCTGCCTTCTCAATCCCgcttccctctctttctctcgctGTTTCCTTTCTATCCCTCAGCTGTTACCCTTAGCTTTTCTTTcgctgttttttcttttctctcccgtCAGCCCTAGCTCTCCTTGCGGCTGTCCATCctttttgctatttatatgggaacTTCCAAAACCTAAACCCCAGCCCTTTCTgatatatttgcagctaaggagctGCCCGATgcttctttgcaagctgcggcaaaatgCAGCTTGAATGCCGCGAGcacgttttttttttattttaaataaacttaaacaaaattaaaataataagaataaaaaaaatgacaacaccttaattaacattggatggaaaagtaaatgaactagaaaccacaaaaaaaaatgcaaattccactttttcccttttttattttccattttcatcatttttccttttttttctttttcaataaaatattgaatttgagtcaaaaacaattaaagcatgttctttttgaattcttttttttcttttcgagaaattctatgttaaaaacttaaaaataataataataacacaaaaaactaaaaaactaaaaactaaaaagtgaaaaaacaagcacagactaaaaaaataaatagtaaatgaaattacaccaaaatttggtgtctacagtttgcccctctttgtctgagttttggaaaaacttgagacaaagaagtagacaccaaatgctcacctgtgttattcggctacgAGCGTCTCGAACGATGGACGCTttagaaatggggactgacccctttgacaaaaatttaaaatgggattgatccaaacagaaaatttaaaatcgggattgacccgaacagaaatttaaaacggggatagacccacgggatagacccggacagaaatgtaaaatgggatagacccgaatagggatagacccacgggatagacccgaacagaaatgtaaaattgggatagacccacgggatagacccgaacagaaacgtaaaattgggatagaccccacccggacagaaatgtaaaattgggatagacccacgggatagacccgaacagaaatctaaaattgggatagacccacgggatagacccggacagaaatgtaaaataaatgggatagacccacgggatagacccgaacagaaatttaaaattgggatagacccgaacagaaatctaaaattgggatagacccaaggGATtaacccggacagaaatttaaaattgggatagacccacgggatagacccggacagaaatgtaaaattgggatagacccaaggGATtaacccggacagaaatttaaaattgggatagacccacgggatagacccgaacagaaatttaaatgggatgaattgaagtgagatggagtattGGTGGggttgacccatgtttattggtgatgcaaatgaaagaagcgaaatgaagtgttaatgggactgatccacgttccagtggctgtgaaaatgaaatgtctcgacaatcggacagtgggatcaaacccgagcctgccgtgatgaacttgatttgatttttgatttttggatttttggatttttggatttttttgattttttgattttttgatttttttttgagggaaccttttcaaaatttgccccagtatgatgaattggtcagtgagacgacatctgagcctgacggggtgtggacggtcagcgggataaaacccggtcctgccgagattggcgggataaaacccggtcccaatgtgataaaagcggtcagcgggattaaacccggtcctgccgagattggcgggataaaacccggtcccaatttgataaaaacggtcagcgggattatacccggtcctgccgagattggcgggataaaacccggtcccaatttgataaaaacggtcagcgggattatacccggtcctgccgagattggcgggataaaacccggtcccaacgtgataaagtgatgttggcggcaccaagtccaggcccaacgtgataaagtgatgttggcggcaccaagtccaggcccaacgtgataaagtgaatggccagtgggataagacctaatcctgccatccaattggtcaagaaattaagCGTGATTGTCAAGGAAAGGGGGAAATAGAAGAGTGCGCGGCATATGCCAAGACATCGCCAACAAGAAttgatttttcaagaaacaaaaaaaattgaatttgattttccttgatttttctgattgatttttgattgatgattttttggacttttggattttttattttcgagagaatcttttccaaaaatacATTGCCTTAGTGTCggcccttttcttcttctttcttcttgcttcacttttccggcatcggccttccatcTCAATTGACGTTTCTCCATTGTTTGGAcccatgaatacctgcacagggggcttaacaaagcatgacatgcacttgaatttcaaaatattgcaactactatTCATagaaagagcagtgtgattgatttgaaagtatattacttggctctttgacgaaatcctcaaatgaacttataaaaaattttgccccagtgtgggcttattttgcgaaatcttgccaataaaaattttgccccagcaTGGGCCCATTTGAATgtaaaaaattggtttggatgcccctccatttatttgaacaaagcaagaaactgtgtttcctataAAATGTGAAGAAATCTGAACGTCTTGCTTAAAATCACATAGAAAATTTcgtgatgaatttctcaaaataatgccaaattacaagcgATTCCTTCTTCACTTTAGCATtgatgctttgggtaatgggtgttatgtctgatttggaaatgggaggtaaAGATTTGTCCTATTCTTTGTGCCCAAacggtatgtaatcccttcaataccacatcttagtgaaagcaaagagtttgtcacccttatttcttaagaaaacttagtcgacgtataagcttcatgggcttgcaaaattttgggtagaaatgatagctaaacatgtgaaatctggttatacccttatgatagatttttatgagcataatcctcactttggattgtcatgaatgaataagtcaacgatggactttattagcttgtaatttggcttgagaacgatagctaaagaaataatttccaaagGACATTGCGCCGAAGATCGCATTTCAACATTGCCCCcatctggactccagattcttggactttgtttgacttttt
It contains:
- the LOC113750449 gene encoding uncharacterized protein LOC113750449, whose protein sequence is MSRSSRTGKFIYDPEVEKAACRRRQETKKCKEGQSSIANDSEEDEISMANNQTLRELAAPKLTHQPLCITFPTLAENTSFELKSGLIHLLPSFHGLSSEEPHEYIQEFEVVCSSMKPLVVTEEQIKLRAFSFSLKDAAKDWLYYLPAGSITIWAQLKKKFLEKFFPASRAISLRKEICSIKQYLEKSLYDYWERFNKLCTRCPQHQISEQLLIRYFYEGLQSSDRSIIDAASGGALANKIPREACELIEVMAENSQQFGFRESNPTRRVNEVETSSSIQQQLSELTSFVLQLAVGNVQRARVCEICTNVDHTTDACPILQEDGAEQINIAGGVPAPRRQYDPYSSTYNLGWRVSRPTFRL